One window from the genome of Garra rufa chromosome 1, GarRuf1.0, whole genome shotgun sequence encodes:
- the LOC141341416 gene encoding uncharacterized protein encodes MPRPTDPVGHWEDLEIWLSAVTDSLLPKAAEAVKHQTQDQLDNNITGIMKHDPGQSYGHKELAKITGSLSHTLIASLKRSDRQAAYLQQELKRAQRRIEQLELEAQDQREGSNETDPRATEEIARLQETLANNTQEMEQAKSARAELSDELQYAEQLLEKARLDFRDKNSRIKALETHLNEARTEISYRTQQLDDMKEELDSVKNELIHAYELRPEPTRTRRKKAEGATLKPSPAPSEETYFTPKLRELPKASHNPSHGMDLKDLDKLTRNISKFTPSVPDGQDVHSYLNDVDFHLEMRPNITDKDRLYVLRTTSSPEVRSFLDRQPSHTKNDYQSLRQALIKEFAVPESEQGLVAALETKQGRHESSQAYYSRLREAYFGARNEPDMEQDMNFKTLFLRNLHPAVSHHLGVLACPQTMTSQQLRDLAHKAYGKQKMASEKGTKSTAVLDFNTQCQEMTLEGAQHQESFKPPPREWRPSSFNRERDFHFGARPTQRNDRWDGPRGRQHSPERYWEKSWYHPRPCENRWERSWSQPTSSGSSGNGSWESNATSPTNRRKNLQRSHTDQAQAESTHEEETLPCFDSQDLMKMMMQEFFKRKKEDRKWEKKEKPTAA; translated from the exons atgcctcgcccaacagaccccgttggtcactgggaggacttggaaatctggctaagcgccgtgacggacagcctcttacccaaagccgccgaagctgtcaaacaccagacacaagaccaactggacaacaacataacaggcatcatgaaacatgatccaggtcagagctacggacacaaagagctagcaaagatcactggctccctgagtcacaccctcatcgcctccctcaaacggagcgacagacaagccgcctatctccagcaggagctgaaacgcgcacagcgacgcatcgagcagctagagctggaggctcaagatcaacgggaagggtccaacgagacggatcccagagcaactgaggagattgctagactacaagaaactctaGCTAACAACACACAAGAAATGGAGCAAGCAAAGTCAGCCCGCGCCGAACTCAGCGACGAGCTACAGTACGCCGAGCAGCTACTGGAAAAGGCAAGGCTGGACTTcagagacaagaacagcagaattaaagccctcgaaacacATCTGAACGAGGCAAGAACTGAGATAAGTTACCGCACTCAACAACTTGACGACATGAAAGAGGAATTGGACAGTGTCAAAAACGAACTCATACATGCTTATGAACTGCGCCCTGAGCCAACCAGGACGCGACGG AAAAAGGCGGAGGGAGCAACTTTGAAACCCTCACCAGCTCCCTCTGAAGAAACCTACttcacacccaagctacgagaactccccaaggccagccataacccatcacatggcatggacctcaaagaccttgacaagctgacccgaaacatcagcaaattcaccccgagtgtgccagatggtcaagacgtccactcttacttgaatgatgtcgattttcacttagaaatgagacccaacattactgacaaagacagactttatgTGCTGCGAACGACATCCAGCCCTGAAGTGCGGAGTTTCCTGGACCGACAGCCTTCTCACACAAAGAATGACTACCAAtcgctccgccaagccctcatcaaggaatttgcagtcccagaatcagagcaaggactggtggccgccctggagacaaaacagggtcgtcatgaatcctcccaggcatactatagccggcttagagaagcatacttcggagctcgcaatgaacctgacatggagcaggacatgaactttaagactctctttctgagaaatctccatcctgcggtaagccaccaccttggcgtccttGCATGCCCACAAACAATGACGTCTCAACAGCTGCGAGACCTGGCGCACAAAGCCTACGGCAAGCAAAAGATGGCGTCAGAAAAAGGCACCAAGTCTACTGCAGTTCTTGATTTTAACACACAATGTCAAGAAATGACCCTAGAGGGCGCCCAACACCAAGAAAGCTTCAAGCCACCTCCTAGAGAATGGAGACCATCCTCATTCAACAGAGAACGTGACTTTCACTTTGGCGCCCGACCTACACAAagaaacgaccgctgggatggaccacgcggacgacaacactcacctgaacgctactgggaaaaatcctggtaccatccaagaccttgtgagaatcgatgggagagatcatggagccagccaacctcatcaggaagctcaggaaatggctcgtgggaatctaatgcaaccagtccaacaaatcgacgaaagaacttacaaagatcccacactgatcaagcccaagctgaatctacacatgaagaagagacattgccgtgttttgattcacaagacctgatgaaaatgatgatgcaagagttcttcaaacgcaaaaaggaggatcggaagtgggaaaagaaagagaaacccactgcggcctga